ACCTGGCGCGGCTGATCGGGGAGCGCTTACCCGTCCCGTCCGGCCAGGTGAGCTGGAGCGTCGCCTAGATTCGACCCGTGATCAACCTTGCGGACGTGGAAGCCGCCGCCCGGCGGATCGAGGGCCGGATCCGGCGGACCCCGCTGATCGAGGCGGAGCCGGGCCGGCTCTTCAAGCTGGAGTACCTGCAGCACGCGGGGTCGTTCAAGACCCGCGGCATGATGAACAAGATCCTCAGCAGCGAGGTACCCGAGGCCGGCATCGTGGCGGCCTCCGGTGGCAACGCCGGGCTGGCGGCTGCCTACGCGGCGCGCCGGCTGAACGTGCCCGCCGAGGTGTTCGTGCCGGTCACCGCGCCGGCCGTGAAGGTGGCGAAACTCGGCAAGCTGGGCGCCCGGGTCGTCCAGGTCGGCAACGAGTACGCCGAGGCCTACGCCGCCGCGCGGGAGCGGACCGAGGCGCTGTTCTGCCACGCCTACGACGATCCGGCCATGGTCGCCGGAAACGGCACGCTGGGCCTGGAGATCGCCGGGCAGGCGGACACGGTGCTCGTCGCGGTCGGCGGCGGCGGCCTGATCGGCGGCGTCATCGCGGCTCTGCGCGGCACCGCCAAGATCGTTGCCGTCGAGCCGGTCACCTCCAGCGCGCTGCACGCGGCCCTGCGACACGGCGCTCCCGTCGACGTCCCGGTGTCCGGTGTCGCCGCCGACTCCCTCGGCGCCCGCCGGGCCGGCGACATCGCCTTCGAACTCGCCACCGACGCCGGCATCGAGTCGGTGCTGGTCGACGACGACGCCATCGTCGACGCCCGGCAGCGCCTCTGGGACGACCAGCGCATCGTCGTCGAGCACGGCACCGCCGCCGCCTATGCCGCGCTCACCTCCGGCGCCTACCGCCCCGCGCCGGGCGAGCGGGTGATCACCCTGCTCTGCGGGGCGAACACCAACCCGGCCGATTTGGCCTGATTCCACCCCGCCGGAATGGCACGCTCGTGAGGTGATCGAGGAGAACGAGATCCAGCCGGGCCGTCAGTTCCGGCGCTTCGCGCTCGCGGTCTGCGCCATCGGGATGGTCATCCAGCTCGCCCTGACCGCGTACTACCTGGGCATGGGGCATCGGGCCGCACCGCACCACCTGCCGGTCGGCCTGGTCGCCAGTGCCGAGCAGCGCGCCGAGGTGATCGGCGTGCTCACCGCCGGCGACCGGTTCGAGGTGGCCGACTATCCGGCGGCCGAGGCGCTGACCACCGCGATCAGGCGCCGCGAGGTGTACGGCGGCGCCGACCTCACCGGCGACACCCCGCACCTCTACGTGGCGGGCGCCGCCGGACCGGCCGCCGCCAGCCTGCTGCGGTCCACCTACACCTCGATGCTGCAGCAACGGACCGCCGCCCAGGTCACCCGGCTCGCCCAGACCGCGAGCCGGGTGGGCATCGTCACCGTCCAGTCCCTGACCGCCCCGCCGCTGGTCACCGACGTGGTCCCGCTGCCCGCCGACGACGTCAACGGGGTGTCGCTCGGCTTCCTCACCCAGGCGCTGTCCCTCGGCGGCACTGTCGCGTCGATGGGGCTGGGCCGGCTCATCCCGCGCACCCGGCGCAGCTGGCGCCGCGGTGTCGCGCACCTGTCCACGCTGATCCTCTACGCCGTCGGCTCGGCCGTGGCGGTGCTGTGGTCGATGAGCTGGTTCGGCATCGGCAGCCACGCCGACCGGTGGGAGATGCTCGGCATCTTCTCGCTGATCTCGCTGGCCGTGACCGGATCGACGGCCGGCGCGGTGGCGGTGATCGGCCCGCCCGGCGCGGCGGTCGGCGCGTTCTACTTCATGATCGGCACGGTCATCTCCGGGGCCAGCATCCTGCCCGAGTTCCTGCCCACCTTCGGCCGGGTGCTCGGCGAGAACCTGCCCACCGGCGCCGGCGTGCAGGCGGTCCGCGACAACCTGTACTTCCCGGACGCGCCGGTCGGCCCGCACCTGGGTGTGCTCGCCGCCTACGCGATCGTCGGCTCGCTGCTGGTGCTGGTCACCAACGTGCTGCCGAACCGGAAGAACAGCACGTCGGAGATCGATCTCGACCTGACCGTGCGGCTGGAAGGGCCACCGGCTGAGGAAAAATCGCGGAGCGACTCAGTTTTCCGTGGCCACGCCGAACCAGTAGAACGTGGGAATCGAGGGAGTGAACTCGCGCATCGCCGACATCCAGAGCCGGATCCTGGCGTTGCAGACTCAGCAGGCGACCACGGCGACCGCGACCCGGACCTCGGGATCCGCTAGCAACACCAGCACCAGCGCCAGCACGTTCGCCAGCCACCTGAGGGGCGCCATGGCCGCTCAGGGAACCTCGGCGGCGGACCAGGCCTACAAACTCAACGGCAAGGGCATTCCGGAGGATCTCGCCGCGTACGGGAACGGCCGGATCCCGGCGGAGGCCCTCGAACAGGTCGGCGGCACCCGGCACAAGCTCTGGGCCCCGGCCGCCGAGAAACTCACCCAGCTGATCGCCGACGCCAAGGCCGACGGCGTCAAGATCGGCATCACGGACTCGTACCGTCCGTACACCGAACAGGTCGACCTGGCCCGCCGCAAGGGCCTCTACTCACAGGGCGGCCTGGCCGCCAAGCCCGGCACCAGCGAACACGGCTGGGGCATGGCCACCGACCTGGACCTCAACCCGGAAGCGCTCGCCTGGATGCGCAAGAACGGCGGCCGTTACGGCTTCGTCGAGAACGTGCGCCGCGAATCCTGGCACTGGGCCTTCCGCCCGAACGCGCTCTGATCGGCCAGGGACCACACCGGGGGGAAATGCGGGACCGCGACGATGCGTCGCGGTCCCGCTCCGCTTGCGGGAGATGCTTTCCGGTACGGCGGGGGCGGCGCCCGGCCGGCCGCTCGCGCACCGGCGACAGCCCGTGCAACCGGCCGCACTGGTCACACGGCGTACTGGTCACGCGGCGTACTGGTCACGCGGCGTACTGGTCACACCGCGCGCACTGGTCACACCGCGCGCACTGGTCACACCGCGCGCACTGGTCACACCGCGCGCACTGGTCACACCGCGCGCACTGGTCACACCGCGCGCACTGGTCACACCGCGCGCACTGGTCACACCGCGCGCACTGGTCACACCGCGCGCACCGGTCACACCGCGCGCACCGGTCACACCGCGCGCACCGGTCACGTCGCGCGCACTGGCCACAGGGTGCGGACCGGTCACGGCCCGCGCACCGGCCACATTCCGTGCAGCCGCGACAGCCCGCCCACCCTGGGGGTGGGCCCCCGGAAGCAGTGTGGCGCAAGCGCGGTGGCGCCGCGAGCCAGGCTGTGGATAACCATCGGCGGGCGCGTTTCCGTTGAAGTGACCCACGGGCTGCGGGCCACCGTCGGTGCCGGCGCCCTACCCCGGGCCCGAACAGCACCGTCAGGGCCAGCTGGGGTTGTTGGGCTGGTGTTCGTGGTGGTGTGCGGGGCTCGGATGGCACCGTCAGGGCCAGCTGGGGTTGTTGGGCTGGTGTTCGTGGTGGTGTGCGGGGCTCGGATGGCACCGTCAGGGCCAGCTGGGGTTGTTGGGCTGGTACTCACGGTGGTGTGCGGGGCTCGGAGAGCACCGTCAGGGCCAGCTGGGGTTGTTGGGCTGGTACTCACGGTGGTGTGCGGGGCTCGGATGGCACCGTCAGGGCCAGCTGGGGTTGTTGGGCTGGTACTCACGGTGGTGTCCCGGGCCCGGAGAGGACCACCAGGACCAGCCGAGGTCATCGGTCGGCCGGCGGGCGGGACCGTGACCAGCAACTCCATGGCCCGGCAAGCAAACCCCGACCACCCGTAGACCACGACCGGCGACCGGGCGGTTCCCCGGCCGCCGAGACGGCGTTCCGGGACGAGGCGGACGTGGTCAGAGCGACCTCGCTGCCGGACCCGGCGATCTCCCGCACAGCAAACGCACCTGCCAGCGACTGTGGAAACGGTGCGGAGCCGCCCGCCGTGGGGTCAGGCGCGGCAGAGGATCTCGCCGTGCGGGATGGTGAACCAGCCGTCCGGCGACTCCGACCACTCGCGCCAGGCGGCGGACAGGCGCTCGAGGTCGGCCCGCGTCGCGGCGCCGGTGCGCAGCGCCGTGGTGGCCATCTCCGACTTCAGGATGCGGTCGGCCCACATGCCGCCCCACCATCGCCGGTCGGCGTCGTCGGCGAAGCCCCAGACACTCGCGGTGGCCGTCACGTCGGTGAATCCGGCGGCGCGGGCCCAGGACAGCATCCGGCGGCCGGCGTCCGGCTCGCCGCCGTTGCCGCGAGCGATCCGCTGGTACAGCGCCAGCCACTCGTCCAGCTCCGGGATCAGCGGGAACCAGGTGAAGCCGGCGTAGTCGCTGTCGCGCGCGGCCACCACGCCGCCGGACCGGGTCACCCGGCGCATCTCGCGCAGCGCGGCGACCGGGTCGGTGACGTGTTGCAGCACCTGATGGGCGTGCACCACGTCGAAGCTGTCGTCCGGGAAGTCGAGGGCGTGCACGTCGCCGACCGCGAAGTCGACGTTGGCCAGGCCGCGCCGCGCGATCTCGGCACGTGCCACGTCCAGCGCGGCGTCGGTCTGCTCCAGGGCGGTGACCCGTGTGACGTGCGTCGCCAGGTCGGCGGTGATGGTGCCGGGGCCGCATCCGACGTCCAGCAGGGTGAATCCGGAGGAAAGATGCGGCAGCAGGTATGCCGCCGAATTCTCTGCGGTGCGCCAGCGGTGTGAGCGCAAGACCGACTCGTGGTGCCCGTGGGTGTACGTCGCCATGCCCTCGAAGCTAGTCCCGTTGTCCTCTAATGTGAGACAACAATCCCACATATTGAACAAGGCGATTTCTTGGTACGCAGTTCAGGCCGTATTTTGGTCGCCATGAGGATCGGTATCGTCGGCGCGACGGGGCAGGTCGGTGGCGTCATGCGCCGCATCCTGGCCGAGCGCGCGTTCCCTGTCAGCGAGCTTCGGCTCTTCGCTTCCGCGCGCTCCGCGGGCCGCACTCTGCCGTGGGGTGACGGTGAGGTGACCGTCGAGGACGCGGCGACCGCTGACTACAGCGGCCTGGACATCGTGCTGTTCTCGGCCGGCAAGGGCGGCTCGAAGGACTACGCGCCGCGC
This window of the Actinoplanes oblitus genome carries:
- a CDS encoding class I SAM-dependent methyltransferase produces the protein MATYTHGHHESVLRSHRWRTAENSAAYLLPHLSSGFTLLDVGCGPGTITADLATHVTRVTALEQTDAALDVARAEIARRGLANVDFAVGDVHALDFPDDSFDVVHAHQVLQHVTDPVAALREMRRVTRSGGVVAARDSDYAGFTWFPLIPELDEWLALYQRIARGNGGEPDAGRRMLSWARAAGFTDVTATASVWGFADDADRRWWGGMWADRILKSEMATTALRTGAATRADLERLSAAWREWSESPDGWFTIPHGEILCRA
- a CDS encoding ABC transporter permease codes for the protein MIEENEIQPGRQFRRFALAVCAIGMVIQLALTAYYLGMGHRAAPHHLPVGLVASAEQRAEVIGVLTAGDRFEVADYPAAEALTTAIRRREVYGGADLTGDTPHLYVAGAAGPAAASLLRSTYTSMLQQRTAAQVTRLAQTASRVGIVTVQSLTAPPLVTDVVPLPADDVNGVSLGFLTQALSLGGTVASMGLGRLIPRTRRSWRRGVAHLSTLILYAVGSAVAVLWSMSWFGIGSHADRWEMLGIFSLISLAVTGSTAGAVAVIGPPGAAVGAFYFMIGTVISGASILPEFLPTFGRVLGENLPTGAGVQAVRDNLYFPDAPVGPHLGVLAAYAIVGSLLVLVTNVLPNRKNSTSEIDLDLTVRLEGPPAEEKSRSDSVFRGHAEPVERGNRGSELAHRRHPEPDPGVADSAGDHGDRDPDLGIR
- a CDS encoding M15 family metallopeptidase gives rise to the protein MAAQGTSAADQAYKLNGKGIPEDLAAYGNGRIPAEALEQVGGTRHKLWAPAAEKLTQLIADAKADGVKIGITDSYRPYTEQVDLARRKGLYSQGGLAAKPGTSEHGWGMATDLDLNPEALAWMRKNGGRYGFVENVRRESWHWAFRPNAL
- a CDS encoding serine/threonine dehydratase: MINLADVEAAARRIEGRIRRTPLIEAEPGRLFKLEYLQHAGSFKTRGMMNKILSSEVPEAGIVAASGGNAGLAAAYAARRLNVPAEVFVPVTAPAVKVAKLGKLGARVVQVGNEYAEAYAAARERTEALFCHAYDDPAMVAGNGTLGLEIAGQADTVLVAVGGGGLIGGVIAALRGTAKIVAVEPVTSSALHAALRHGAPVDVPVSGVAADSLGARRAGDIAFELATDAGIESVLVDDDAIVDARQRLWDDQRIVVEHGTAAAYAALTSGAYRPAPGERVITLLCGANTNPADLA